One window of the Candidatus Eisenbacteria bacterium genome contains the following:
- a CDS encoding class I SAM-dependent methyltransferase, with protein MEHKEYRKLHAEWYELVSASMGPSKEVDYLAAKVRALGQPALELGSGTGKILIPLLEQGLDVIGVDTSEDMTARCLAACKAKNLKAEIHEQSMVNLDLQRRFRLIFLASGGLGLFTEDRDIHLTFARVMAHLEPGGHFIYDFQLVPAPYEDNDRWTGDWICGPDDTVIAWRKRMKHDPATNVWQWLFIVDKFVGGRLVESEANERWGRTFTLEDALQYARAAGFEEIQAADWLTDAPPNETSKLISVQCRKPTATAC; from the coding sequence TTGGAACACAAGGAGTACCGTAAGCTGCATGCGGAGTGGTACGAGCTGGTCTCCGCTTCGATGGGGCCGAGCAAGGAGGTCGACTACCTGGCCGCGAAGGTCAGGGCTTTGGGTCAGCCGGCGCTCGAGCTGGGGAGCGGCACGGGCAAGATCCTGATTCCGCTTCTGGAGCAGGGCCTTGACGTCATCGGAGTCGACACCTCCGAGGACATGACGGCGCGATGCCTCGCCGCGTGCAAAGCGAAGAACCTGAAAGCAGAGATCCACGAGCAGTCCATGGTGAATCTCGACCTGCAGCGTCGATTTCGCCTGATCTTCCTTGCTTCAGGGGGGCTGGGGCTGTTCACCGAGGATCGGGACATCCACCTGACGTTTGCCCGGGTCATGGCCCACCTGGAACCGGGGGGCCACTTCATCTACGACTTCCAGCTCGTGCCGGCTCCCTATGAGGACAACGATCGATGGACCGGTGACTGGATCTGCGGTCCGGATGACACCGTGATCGCGTGGCGCAAGCGGATGAAGCACGATCCGGCGACCAACGTGTGGCAGTGGCTGTTCATCGTCGACAAGTTCGTGGGCGGCCGCCTGGTGGAATCGGAGGCGAACGAAAGGTGGGGCCGCACCTTCACGCTCGAGGACGCGCTGCAATACGCCAGGGCGGCAGGATTCGAGGAGATCCAGGCTGCGGACTGGTTGACCGACGCCCCGCCGAACGAGACCTCGAAGTTGATCTCCGTTCAGTGCAGGAAGCCCACGGCGACTGCATGCTAG